In a genomic window of Sardina pilchardus chromosome 20, fSarPil1.1, whole genome shotgun sequence:
- the LOC134067224 gene encoding uncharacterized protein LOC134067224 codes for MERQSAPFEGCKGDLPDRLQLAEGARVMLIRNIDVEDGLVNGSFGKIAKIVYDGQAGKTFVKLLGIELDNPSAGQRHRNQPPGVSDNLTYIDRIEEPLSKKGVVRHMFPMTLCYGVTIHKCQGMSTVSIVVSLKRIFEPGMAYVGLSRTTSLRGLHILDFDEGKIYADPEVATALESMPKAQVENSMPLRHHLNSLGSSSRLTLIHHNTEGLSAHMEDIKKHHEMCLADILCFTETHLFGNFVPDTLQLENYHMYNRNRHVSYSTLSHLAQKNGGGVAVFLKNHVQAHQVPYIQGVTDLEFLVVKVVAPVNVLIAVIYRSPDYNINLFLTNLRHLLESLQVIADGPVIVCGDFNEDLLATGRKPIFELFQSRAFTNLITTSTTEKNTLLDNIFISDHRHCAHSGVLQTYYSYHDPVFCILT; via the coding sequence ATGGAAAGGCAGAGTGCACCTTTTGAAGGTTGTAAAGGTGATCTACCAGATAGATTACAACTTGCTGAAGGTGCTCGTGTGATGCTAATCCGAAACATTGATGTAGAAGATGGACTGGTGAATGGCTCTTTTGGAAAGATCGCTAAAATTGTCTATGATGGCCAAGCtggcaaaacatttgtaaaGCTACTTGGTATTGAGCTAGACAATCCCAGTGCAGGGCAGAGACATCGCAACCAGCCTCCAGGAGTGTCGGATAACTTGACATATATTGACAGAATCGAGGAACCTCTGAGTAAAAAAGGAGTGGTTCGCCACATGTTCCCGATGACACTTTGTTATGGGGTTACCATACATAAATGCCAAGGGATGTCAACAGTGTCTATAGTGGTTTCATTGAAGCGGATTTTTGAACCAGGCATGGCATATGTTGGTCTCAGTAGAACTACCTCACTGCGTGGACTGCACATACTTGATTTTGATGAAGGCAAAATATATGCTGATCCTGAAGTAGCAACTGCGTTGGAAAGTATGCCAAAAGCACAAGTGGAAAATTCTATGCCCCTCCGTCACCATCTCAACTCACTTGGTTCATCATCACGGCTAACACTGATTCACCACAACACAGAGGGACTGTCAGCCCATATGGAAGATATCAAGAAACATCATGAAATGTGTCTTGCAGATATTTTGTGTTTCACTGAAACACACCTATTTGGCAACTTTGTCCCAGAcactctgcagctggagaaTTATCACATGTATAACCGCAACAGGCATGTTTCATactctacgctttctcatctaGCCCAGAAGaatggtgggggagttgctGTGTTTCTTAAAAACCATGTTCAGGCTCATCAAGTGCCATACATTCAGGGTGTTACTGACCTCGAATTCCTGGTAGTGAAGGTTGTGGCTCCAGTTAATGTTCTGattgcagtgatttacagaTCACCTGATTACAACATAAATCTATTTTTGACCAATCTCCGTCACCTGTTGGAGTCTTTACAGGTCATTGCAGATGGCCCAGTTATTGTTTGTGGGGATTTTAATGAGGACCTATTGGCCACAGGAAGGAAACCAATCTTTGAGCTGTTTCAGTCAAGAGCTTTCACAAATCTCATTACTACTTCTACCACAGAGAAGAATACGCTGTTGGATAATATTTTCATCTCTGATCATCGGCACTGTGCCCATTCAGGCGTTCTACAGACGTATTATAGTTATCACGATCCagtgttttgtattttaactTAA